One segment of Pseudanabaena sp. PCC 6802 DNA contains the following:
- a CDS encoding FkbM family methyltransferase, with amino-acid sequence MFELFPEELQIDILDIGAALNERPPYQSLVDAGRARIIGFEPNPQECERLNREYGEPHRFFPCFVGDGKTAIFHETNWSLTGSLYEPNSPLLEKFQNLAEVVQPVAMHLVSTTRVDDLSEIDNVDFIKIDVQGSELTVFQNASRLLAGTLLIQAEVLFVELYRNQPMFADVDILLRSMGFQFHAFDSVGRRAFKPLMANRDINSGVRQILWADALYVRDWMNLEELDAQKLRKYAVLAHDILRSYDLAHLVLAALDNKIGTSFAVTYLNRLVNKVSSSKS; translated from the coding sequence ATGTTTGAGCTTTTTCCGGAAGAGTTGCAGATCGATATTCTTGACATCGGAGCTGCACTCAACGAACGACCACCCTACCAATCATTGGTGGATGCTGGGCGGGCGCGGATAATTGGCTTCGAGCCAAATCCCCAGGAGTGCGAGCGCCTGAATCGGGAATACGGCGAGCCGCATCGCTTTTTCCCATGCTTTGTCGGTGACGGGAAGACGGCGATTTTCCACGAGACGAATTGGTCGCTGACCGGATCGCTTTACGAACCCAACTCTCCACTCCTGGAAAAATTTCAGAATCTGGCGGAAGTTGTGCAACCAGTTGCAATGCATTTAGTAAGCACTACACGGGTTGACGATCTGAGCGAAATAGACAATGTGGATTTTATTAAAATCGACGTACAAGGGAGCGAATTGACCGTCTTTCAGAACGCATCGCGCCTCCTTGCTGGTACGCTTCTCATTCAAGCTGAAGTTTTGTTTGTAGAACTCTATCGAAATCAGCCAATGTTTGCTGACGTAGATATTCTTTTAAGAAGTATGGGTTTTCAGTTCCACGCATTCGACAGCGTTGGGCGGCGTGCGTTCAAGCCGCTTATGGCCAACCGCGATATCAATTCGGGAGTCCGTCAGATCCTTTGGGCGGATGCGCTTTACGTGCGCGACTGGATGAACCTCGAAGAACTCGATGCCCAAAAGCTGCGCAAATATGCCGTACTCGCTCACGATATACTGCGGTCGTACGACCTCGCCCATCTAGTACTTGCGGCTCTAGACAATAAAATCGGAACTAGTTTCGCCGTTACTTACTTGAATCGGTTGGTCAACAAGGTTAGTTCGTCAAAATCCTAA
- a CDS encoding ISKra4 family transposase (programmed frameshift), which produces MTPEQEKEMQAHVQAIAAILYQNTPSEQLTSLEGIEIAVRQQILEHVSPEIGFFIRTVTGTEAGRRRRVQSSIGQLHLTQKQAQKLKVAPYSQVSPYVERCSLILSANVSYEQAAKDLAMLMGVQISRSTQQRLVHRHEFSPLEVEESVEELSVDGGRIRLRTPLGQPSEWKDYKAVNLHGQAIFATFQDNIALTDWVNRQPLADMVTCIGDGHDGIWNIIAQISIPDSRYEILDWFHLVENLHKIEATAQLLTGVEAFLWRGNVTAAIAELNHLASPQSINFIAYLHKHRHRIPDYWYFQTEQICSIGSGAVESAVKQIARRIKISGAQWNRDNVPQVLKHRSAYLNGSLNLALQN; this is translated from the exons ATGACTCCAGAGCAGGAAAAAGAAATGCAAGCGCACGTTCAAGCTATTGCCGCCATCCTTTATCAGAATACACCATCGGAACAACTAACCAGCTTGGAAGGGATCGAAATCGCTGTGCGGCAGCAAATCCTCGAACATGTCAGCCCAGAAATAGGG TTTTTTATCCGCACAGTTACGGGCACAGAAGCAGGACGCCGCAGGCGAGTGCAAAGCAGCATCGGACAGCTCCACCTCACGCAAAAGCAAGCGCAGAAGCTCAAAGTAGCCCCCTATAGCCAGGTGAGCCCGTATGTGGAAAGATGTAGCCTGATCTTGAGTGCGAATGTATCCTACGAACAAGCCGCCAAAGACTTAGCCATGTTGATGGGAGTGCAAATATCGCGCAGTACACAACAGCGCCTGGTGCATCGCCATGAATTTAGCCCCCTAGAGGTAGAAGAGTCGGTCGAGGAATTAAGTGTCGATGGAGGCAGAATCAGACTGCGCACGCCACTTGGACAGCCAAGTGAGTGGAAGGACTATAAAGCTGTGAACTTGCATGGACAAGCCATATTTGCCACATTTCAAGATAACATTGCCTTAACAGACTGGGTAAATCGACAGCCTTTAGCAGATATGGTTACCTGTATTGGGGATGGACATGATGGGATTTGGAATATTATTGCCCAGATCTCTATACCTGATAGTCGCTATGAAATCTTGGACTGGTTCCATTTGGTGGAAAACCTGCATAAAATTGAGGCTACAGCTCAACTTTTGACTGGGGTCGAAGCTTTTTTGTGGCGGGGTAATGTGACTGCAGCTATTGCTGAGCTCAATCACTTAGCTAGTCCTCAGAGCATCAATTTTATTGCTTATCTGCACAAGCATCGCCATCGTATTCCTGATTATTGGTATTTCCAAACCGAGCAGATTTGCTCTATTGGTTCTGGCGCAGTGGAATCTGCTGTTAAGCAAATCGCTAGACGCATCAAAATCTCTGGCGCTCAATGGAACCGTGATAATGTGCCACAAGTCCTCAAACACCGTTCTGCTTACCTTAATGGCTCTCTTAACCTTGCCTTGCAAAACTGA
- a CDS encoding serine/threonine-protein kinase yields MDVNQTLGITSHNRSSMQSPIPQGSVLRDRYIIRKVIGQGGMGRTYVAEDTERFNEICVLKEFIPLSQSPDIASKAKELFLREASTLYQIRHPQVPEFRATFEANGRLFLVQDYVEGRSYRELLSERRRGGQLFTEAEVVTLLKQVLPILIYLHDREIIHRDISPENLMLRSTDRKPVLIDFGVVKEAATQLQSHLGLPQSTVAGKPGYAPPEQLQTGHAYASSDLYALAVTVVVLLTGKEPQDLFDRDNLSWQWQRFASVSPDLAKILNRMLNYKPAQRFSSAEEVLDALEGAPLSEIKTVAVGRQPTSEVLAGLSEKTVYAPSAPRSPRPKKSKSPASNQSGQGGGIDIFLGALLVLISGIASWAIASAIFERSKPSTPTPRAIDNNSSPTTPAIAPTPTTPSEPSLTNVNKSLNFNDPNRAAVTDKVSAGQSITYRFNAKKGQKMTASLTGSGLQMTLNFEDQKPIDSRSSNIRVGYWQGKLPASGAYFVVIKTTQGVPESNFNLEIQLEDAPNPTPTPTPTATASPSPTPTETPTTPPSPNSSSPDSKPQVISRNVEFPPGTFVTSVNDSVGPGRVIRYRVGVLDGQTFGVRVAEGNVRVEIFDPSGNQIGDISGGGQQQIPDARAGNYKIRVTSDSESSFRLDVLAK; encoded by the coding sequence ATGGACGTAAATCAAACACTGGGTATAACTAGCCATAATCGCTCGTCTATGCAATCCCCTATTCCTCAAGGCTCTGTCCTGCGCGATCGCTACATCATCAGAAAGGTAATCGGCCAAGGGGGGATGGGGCGCACCTACGTAGCCGAAGACACGGAGCGTTTCAACGAAATCTGCGTACTGAAGGAATTTATTCCCCTGTCGCAGTCGCCTGATATTGCGTCCAAGGCAAAGGAACTATTTCTCCGCGAGGCAAGCACCCTTTACCAGATCCGACACCCGCAGGTACCTGAGTTTCGCGCCACCTTTGAAGCAAATGGCCGCCTGTTCCTCGTCCAGGACTATGTCGAGGGCAGATCGTATCGCGAGTTGCTATCCGAACGCCGTCGAGGTGGGCAACTATTTACAGAAGCGGAGGTAGTGACGCTGCTGAAACAGGTGCTACCCATCCTGATCTACCTCCACGATCGCGAAATTATTCACCGCGATATCTCGCCGGAAAACTTGATGCTGCGATCGACCGATCGCAAACCCGTACTAATTGACTTTGGGGTCGTGAAAGAGGCGGCAACCCAATTGCAATCCCACCTGGGCTTGCCCCAATCCACTGTGGCAGGTAAACCGGGCTATGCCCCACCGGAGCAGCTACAAACAGGTCACGCCTATGCCAGCAGCGATCTCTACGCTCTGGCGGTCACCGTTGTCGTCTTACTAACTGGGAAAGAGCCGCAGGACCTATTCGATCGCGACAACCTGAGCTGGCAGTGGCAGCGATTTGCATCAGTCAGTCCCGACCTTGCTAAAATCTTGAACCGCATGTTGAACTACAAACCAGCTCAACGTTTCTCCAGCGCGGAAGAAGTACTGGATGCCCTAGAAGGCGCTCCTCTATCTGAAATCAAAACCGTTGCTGTAGGTCGTCAACCCACGTCGGAAGTGCTGGCTGGTTTGTCTGAAAAGACCGTATATGCTCCTTCTGCTCCGCGCAGCCCGCGACCGAAGAAATCTAAGTCACCTGCTTCCAACCAATCGGGGCAAGGTGGAGGGATCGACATATTTTTGGGTGCTTTACTAGTACTGATTTCCGGGATTGCATCCTGGGCGATCGCTTCTGCGATCTTCGAGCGCAGCAAACCATCCACGCCAACACCTAGAGCGATCGATAATAATTCCAGCCCAACTACACCTGCGATCGCACCTACACCAACCACACCTAGCGAACCGTCTCTCACTAACGTCAACAAAAGCCTGAACTTCAACGACCCCAATCGTGCTGCGGTAACCGACAAAGTCAGCGCTGGTCAGAGCATTACCTATCGCTTTAATGCCAAGAAAGGTCAAAAAATGACTGCGTCACTGACTGGTAGCGGTCTCCAAATGACTCTCAATTTTGAAGATCAAAAACCAATTGACAGCAGATCCAGCAATATCCGCGTCGGCTACTGGCAAGGGAAATTACCTGCCAGTGGAGCCTACTTTGTCGTCATCAAGACCACGCAAGGCGTACCTGAAAGCAACTTCAATTTAGAGATTCAATTGGAAGATGCACCTAATCCCACTCCCACTCCTACGCCAACGGCAACCGCCAGTCCGTCGCCGACACCGACCGAAACTCCAACCACTCCACCTTCTCCAAACAGCTCTAGTCCTGACTCGAAACCGCAGGTAATTTCCAGAAACGTCGAGTTTCCACCTGGGACATTTGTTACTTCTGTGAACGATAGCGTTGGCCCCGGTCGGGTAATTCGCTACCGAGTTGGCGTACTGGATGGCCAAACTTTTGGCGTTCGAGTTGCCGAGGGCAATGTCAGAGTAGAAATCTTCGATCCGAGCGGCAACCAGATCGGGGATATCTCCGGTGGCGGCCAGCAGCAAATCCCCGATGCGCGAGCGGGCAACTATAAGATTCGAGTGACGAGCGACTCCGAGTCCAGCTTCAGGTTGGATGTGCTGGCCAAGTGA
- the lipB gene encoding lipoyl(octanoyl) transferase LipB, translating to MRQCLLYQSDRPIPYQSAWQWQKDLVAARKQDESLPDVLLLMEHPPVYTLGQGSSLEFLKFELDAPGIECHRIERGGEVTYHAPGQIVGYPILNLNFYQRDLHWYLRQLEEIVILTLVKYGVLADRIPGLTGVWVSGEKIAQVGIKVSRWVTMHGFALNVDMDLAGFDRIVPCGIRDRACCQLAQFVPDIDIELVKVAIAQSFALVFDVEFHLLADTSER from the coding sequence ATGCGTCAGTGCTTGTTATATCAAAGCGATCGCCCCATTCCTTACCAGAGCGCTTGGCAGTGGCAAAAGGATTTAGTGGCAGCACGCAAACAGGATGAGAGTTTACCCGATGTCTTGTTGCTGATGGAGCACCCACCCGTTTACACGCTGGGGCAAGGTTCTAGCTTGGAGTTCTTGAAGTTCGAGCTGGACGCACCCGGAATTGAATGCCATCGCATTGAGCGAGGTGGCGAAGTAACTTATCACGCGCCCGGACAAATTGTTGGATATCCTATTCTCAACCTCAATTTCTATCAGCGGGATTTGCATTGGTACTTGCGACAGTTAGAGGAAATTGTTATTCTGACACTGGTAAAGTACGGCGTGCTTGCCGATCGCATACCAGGACTAACGGGGGTATGGGTGAGCGGTGAGAAGATCGCTCAAGTTGGCATAAAAGTTAGTCGTTGGGTAACCATGCATGGATTTGCACTGAATGTAGATATGGACTTAGCTGGCTTCGATCGCATCGTTCCCTGCGGTATTCGCGATCGCGCTTGCTGTCAGCTTGCCCAATTCGTTCCTGACATTGATATTGAACTGGTTAAGGTAGCGATCGCGCAGTCGTTCGCTCTAGTTTTCGATGTCGAGTTTCACCTGCTTGCTGATACGAGCGAACGTTAA
- a CDS encoding ribonuclease Z: MQITFLGTSSGVPTRSRNVSSIAMRLPQRAEVWLFDCGEGTQHQIMRSDVRASQITKIFITHMHGDHIFGLMGLLASCGLAGDVKHIDIYGPPGLNDYLNACQRYSETRLAYSVKVHAVKQGLVFANDEFEVTCAPLKHRVTAHGFRVTEKDRPGRFDIDKAKALDIPPGPIYAQLKRGETVTLDDGRRIDGKEFCGSPIIGRKFVYCTDTIYCDKAVALAKDADVLIHEATFAHQDAELAIQRLHSTSTMAAQVALNAGVKDLIMTHFSPRYAPTNAITLEDLLTEARMIFANTHLAYDFMTFEVGSSLKK; the protein is encoded by the coding sequence ATGCAAATCACTTTTCTCGGTACCAGTTCGGGCGTTCCTACACGCAGTCGCAATGTTTCCAGTATTGCCATGCGCTTGCCGCAACGGGCAGAAGTTTGGCTGTTTGACTGCGGCGAAGGCACGCAGCACCAAATCATGCGCAGCGACGTTAGGGCTAGCCAGATTACTAAAATTTTTATTACTCACATGCACGGCGACCATATCTTTGGTCTAATGGGCCTGCTGGCTAGTTGCGGTCTGGCTGGCGATGTCAAGCATATCGATATTTACGGCCCGCCTGGATTGAATGACTACCTCAATGCCTGTCAGCGCTACAGCGAGACCCGTCTTGCCTATTCCGTCAAAGTGCATGCGGTAAAACAGGGTCTGGTGTTTGCCAATGATGAATTTGAGGTGACCTGCGCGCCACTCAAGCACAGGGTTACGGCTCACGGTTTTCGCGTTACTGAAAAAGATCGCCCCGGACGGTTTGACATCGACAAAGCTAAAGCCTTAGACATCCCTCCAGGCCCAATCTACGCCCAACTGAAGCGCGGTGAGACCGTTACCCTCGATGATGGCCGCCGCATTGATGGTAAGGAATTTTGCGGCTCGCCCATAATCGGTCGTAAGTTTGTCTATTGTACGGATACGATCTATTGCGACAAAGCTGTTGCCCTAGCCAAAGATGCCGATGTTCTGATTCATGAAGCCACGTTTGCCCACCAGGATGCAGAGTTAGCAATCCAAAGACTGCATTCCACCAGCACGATGGCGGCACAGGTAGCACTGAATGCAGGCGTGAAAGATTTGATTATGACTCACTTCAGTCCTCGCTATGCACCCACTAATGCTATTACGTTGGAAGATTTACTGACAGAAGCGCGGATGATTTTTGCCAATACTCATCTGGCCTACGATTTCATGACATTTGAAGTGGGTAGCAGCCTTAAAAAATAG
- a CDS encoding DUF4330 domain-containing protein translates to MAILDRQGRLFGKISLLDLGAIAVILLALIGVFLVPGNSGYSVAQLATTESKPVEVDIMLRGLTVLKPDQLLKEGEKTQISIRNQQRGEITIKKVNVLTPKIPVPTLDGKVTVVPDPRLSESYVRDIIVTMTANAQVTNDGVIFGGEKIKIGTTIDIEGPKYMVRGSTIDVRY, encoded by the coding sequence ATGGCAATTCTAGATCGTCAAGGGCGGTTATTCGGCAAGATCAGTTTGTTGGATCTAGGCGCGATCGCAGTTATTTTGCTCGCTTTGATCGGCGTATTCCTGGTGCCCGGTAACAGCGGTTACTCGGTCGCCCAGCTTGCTACAACTGAGAGCAAACCCGTAGAAGTTGACATTATGTTGCGCGGCCTCACAGTCCTCAAACCAGATCAACTGCTCAAAGAGGGTGAAAAGACCCAGATCAGCATCCGCAATCAGCAGCGCGGTGAAATTACGATTAAAAAAGTAAACGTGCTAACTCCCAAAATTCCAGTGCCTACACTCGATGGCAAGGTTACAGTAGTGCCCGATCCTCGCCTTTCAGAGTCCTACGTTCGAGATATTATCGTAACCATGACAGCTAATGCTCAGGTGACAAACGACGGAGTAATTTTTGGCGGCGAAAAGATAAAAATCGGGACGACCATTGATATTGAGGGGCCGAAGTATATGGTACGCGGCAGTACCATTGATGTCCGCTACTAA
- a CDS encoding SOS response-associated peptidase, with protein MCGRFSQYHSAREIAEAFQVDTDDDLPPRFNIAPSQTVAAIVRTPDAPQRQLRWLRWGLIPSWAKDPAIAYKLINARAETAAEKPSFRHAFKHRRCLIPSDGFYEWQRAEGSKSKKQPYYFSLKDSALFAYAGLWESWESPEGNIVETCTILTTHANDTVSPIHERMPVILNPDDYDLWLDPAIVYTDRLQALLKPYPAEATIAYPVSSKVNSPKIDSPECNQPLS; from the coding sequence ATGTGCGGACGATTTTCCCAATATCACTCAGCTAGAGAGATCGCCGAGGCATTTCAGGTAGATACAGACGACGACCTACCACCTCGGTTTAACATAGCACCCTCGCAGACGGTAGCGGCGATCGTGCGAACGCCCGATGCCCCGCAGCGCCAATTGCGCTGGTTGCGCTGGGGACTGATTCCTTCTTGGGCAAAAGATCCCGCGATCGCCTACAAGTTGATTAATGCCAGAGCTGAGACTGCGGCAGAAAAGCCTTCATTTCGACATGCCTTTAAGCACAGGCGCTGTCTGATCCCATCCGATGGTTTCTACGAATGGCAGCGTGCAGAAGGAAGCAAGAGCAAGAAACAACCGTATTACTTTAGCCTGAAGGATAGCGCTCTTTTTGCCTATGCTGGCCTATGGGAGAGTTGGGAAAGCCCAGAAGGCAATATCGTGGAAACCTGCACCATCCTGACTACGCATGCCAACGATACGGTCAGCCCGATTCACGAACGGATGCCAGTTATACTCAACCCTGACGACTACGATCTCTGGCTCGACCCTGCGATCGTCTATACCGATCGCTTGCAGGCACTGCTAAAGCCGTATCCTGCCGAAGCAACGATCGCCTACCCGGTTAGCAGCAAAGTCAACAGCCCTAAAATTGACAGCCCTGAATGCAACCAGCCGCTGAGTTAG
- a CDS encoding glutathione S-transferase family protein — translation MIKLFYAPGTCALAPHIVLEWIGEPYELQRVKPKDPEYLQINPLGQVPAMIDGDSGVMSQADALLKYLAHKYPSAKLGDDGTLQGAYELDYWLAFLTGDVHPAFFPFFAPQRYWTEDSESARNTVKEASYKLIDRVFSHLDRHLADKEHIVGDRRTVADPYAFAMIRWGNNGLPDKLSAYPNIERFYQNCLKDEGVQRAMQQQGIS, via the coding sequence ATGATCAAGCTATTTTATGCTCCGGGCACTTGCGCGCTTGCACCTCATATTGTTCTGGAGTGGATTGGCGAACCTTACGAGTTGCAAAGGGTCAAGCCGAAAGATCCGGAATATCTCCAGATCAATCCCTTGGGGCAAGTTCCCGCCATGATCGATGGCGATAGTGGTGTTATGAGCCAGGCCGATGCGTTGCTGAAATATCTAGCTCACAAATATCCCAGCGCTAAACTCGGCGATGACGGTACTTTACAGGGGGCTTACGAACTCGATTACTGGTTAGCCTTTCTCACGGGCGACGTGCACCCGGCATTTTTTCCGTTTTTTGCGCCTCAACGCTACTGGACTGAAGACAGCGAATCGGCAAGAAACACGGTGAAAGAAGCATCCTACAAGTTGATCGATCGCGTTTTTAGCCATTTGGATCGGCATCTAGCGGATAAGGAGCACATTGTTGGCGATCGCCGGACGGTCGCCGACCCTTATGCTTTTGCAATGATTCGCTGGGGTAATAACGGTTTACCAGATAAACTATCTGCCTATCCCAATATAGAGCGCTTTTATCAAAACTGTCTCAAAGATGAAGGCGTACAGCGAGCAATGCAACAGCAAGGGATTAGTTGA
- a CDS encoding DUF3800 domain-containing protein, whose translation MHGSPMFSGRGQWRSHPKDDRHQAIEDALRVFLQSHNSNRLFASVIKKSVVSPRDPVEVAFEQLASRFDKYLMRLHRNGDTHRGIIIFDKSTYETTIQSLATDFRTIGYTWGVIRNFSEVPLFLDSKASRLIQLADLVAYAIFRHFEKGDNRFFPIIEPRFDSEGGVVHGLHILQ comes from the coding sequence TTGCATGGTAGTCCAATGTTCAGTGGAAGAGGACAGTGGAGAAGTCACCCTAAAGATGATAGGCATCAAGCAATCGAAGATGCTTTAAGAGTTTTCTTGCAATCTCACAATAGCAATCGACTTTTTGCAAGCGTGATTAAGAAATCTGTTGTATCTCCGCGAGATCCTGTTGAAGTTGCCTTTGAGCAATTAGCCAGTAGATTTGATAAGTACTTAATGAGATTGCATAGAAACGGTGACACGCATAGAGGAATTATCATCTTCGATAAATCTACTTATGAAACAACAATTCAATCTTTGGCTACTGACTTTAGAACAATTGGATACACTTGGGGAGTGATAAGAAACTTCTCGGAAGTACCTCTATTTCTAGATTCAAAGGCATCAAGATTGATTCAACTTGCCGATTTAGTTGCCTACGCCATTTTTAGACATTTTGAGAAAGGGGATAATAGATTTTTTCCTATTATTGAGCCTAGATTTGATTCAGAGGGTGGTGTAGTTCATGGGCTTCATATCCTTCAGTGA
- a CDS encoding Uma2 family endonuclease yields the protein MTIATQPLSLEEFLKLPETKPASEYIDGEIYQKPMPKARHSRLQGSFIRTINEIAEGIKIAYAFPELRCTFGGRSLVPDVTVLLWERIEFDDNGEPLDDVRVAPDWTIEILSPEQSPNRVTGNILHCIRHGCQLGWLVDPGDRSILAFLPDRQPVLCEGSNLIPVPKAIPLDLSSDLVFSWLKMKE from the coding sequence ATGACTATTGCAACTCAACCGCTCTCGCTTGAAGAATTTCTGAAACTGCCGGAGACCAAACCAGCCAGCGAATATATCGATGGGGAGATTTACCAAAAGCCTATGCCTAAAGCCCGTCACTCTCGACTTCAAGGAAGTTTTATTCGTACTATTAACGAGATTGCAGAAGGTATAAAAATTGCCTATGCCTTTCCAGAATTGCGCTGTACTTTTGGGGGGCGATCGCTCGTTCCTGACGTAACAGTTCTGTTGTGGGAGCGTATTGAATTTGATGACAACGGAGAGCCATTGGATGATGTGAGAGTGGCACCGGATTGGACGATTGAAATTCTCTCGCCAGAACAAAGTCCGAATCGCGTAACTGGGAATATCCTCCACTGCATTCGACATGGTTGCCAGTTAGGTTGGCTTGTCGATCCAGGCGATCGCTCTATCCTTGCCTTTTTACCAGATCGGCAACCAGTATTGTGTGAGGGCAGCAATCTCATCCCCGTACCCAAGGCTATCCCCCTCGATCTCAGCAGCGATTTAGTTTTTAGCTGGCTGAAGATGAAAGAATAG
- a CDS encoding DUF3800 domain-containing protein — translation MYLLYVDESGTTHDPNQQYFVLAGLGASQLCTE, via the coding sequence ATGTACTTATTGTACGTAGATGAGTCTGGTACCACCCACGACCCCAACCAACAATATTTCGTGCTAGCTGGATTGGGAGCATCTCAACTTTGCACTGAGTAA
- a CDS encoding DUF429 domain-containing protein, which translates to MKFIGIDLGWRSQPSGLCCLEWRDRKLKLLSLERLGTIDEIWLWCDRWIQPEEAAMVAVDAPTIIPNCTGMRLPDKLAHRHFGKYHAGCYPANLSLPFASNTVEFGLTLETKGFQHAPDLEPQNLGRYQIEVFPHPATIYLFGLERILKYKKGRLAQRRVELDRLYQHIISTLPKLEPSLEISDDLVLDIPYSGAALKALEDRLDSLICAYVASHWWYWGRQRNLVLGDRQQGYIVVPWRPG; encoded by the coding sequence ATGAAGTTTATTGGTATCGACTTGGGGTGGCGATCGCAACCCAGTGGCTTGTGTTGTTTGGAATGGCGCGATCGCAAGCTTAAACTGCTGTCTTTAGAACGATTGGGAACAATAGACGAGATCTGGCTCTGGTGCGATCGCTGGATACAGCCAGAAGAAGCAGCAATGGTTGCAGTTGATGCCCCTACAATTATTCCCAACTGCACGGGAATGAGACTGCCAGATAAGCTCGCGCACAGACACTTTGGTAAATATCATGCGGGATGCTATCCCGCGAATTTAAGCCTACCATTTGCAAGCAACACTGTAGAATTTGGACTTACTTTGGAAACAAAAGGATTTCAACACGCTCCCGATCTAGAACCGCAAAACTTGGGAAGATATCAGATTGAGGTATTTCCACATCCAGCTACTATCTATCTATTTGGTTTAGAACGCATTCTCAAATATAAAAAGGGGAGATTAGCTCAACGTCGCGTCGAATTGGATAGATTATACCAACACATTATCTCCACCCTACCTAAATTAGAGCCTTCCTTAGAGATTAGCGACGATCTTGTTTTGGATATTCCCTACAGCGGAGCGGCACTGAAGGCATTGGAAGATCGGCTTGATAGCCTGATCTGTGCTTATGTAGCAAGTCATTGGTGGTATTGGGGCAGGCAAAGGAATTTGGTGTTGGGCGATCGCCAGCAAGGTTATATTGTCGTTCCGTGGCGACCTGGCTAA
- a CDS encoding Uma2 family endonuclease, protein MISAREQERYFTPEEYFAWEEQQLEKHELIDGRVYAMSGGTQNHSAIAINFLLLIRSHLRGSQCRVFNSDVKVNILHTPNYTYPDLSVTCDDRDREHPLYITYPCLIVEVLSSSTEAYDRGKKFERYRRNPNLIDYVLVSSDEMAIDIYHKNDAGDWLILSYRSGDSPEGMLRDRVELKSIGLSLPIEEFYEEIVFEPPPDAV, encoded by the coding sequence ATGATTTCAGCCAGAGAACAGGAGCGGTACTTTACCCCTGAAGAGTATTTTGCTTGGGAAGAACAGCAGCTAGAAAAGCACGAGCTAATTGATGGTCGTGTGTATGCGATGAGTGGCGGGACTCAAAATCATAGCGCGATCGCAATTAATTTTTTGTTATTGATTCGATCTCACTTGCGAGGCAGTCAATGTCGAGTTTTTAATTCAGATGTAAAGGTTAACATCCTCCATACCCCCAACTATACTTATCCCGATTTGAGCGTGACTTGTGACGATCGCGATCGGGAGCATCCTCTCTATATCACGTATCCTTGCTTGATTGTGGAGGTTTTATCGAGTAGCACTGAGGCTTACGATCGCGGCAAGAAGTTTGAAAGATATCGCCGCAATCCGAATTTGATTGATTATGTGTTGGTGAGTTCGGATGAGATGGCGATCGATATTTATCACAAAAATGATGCGGGGGATTGGTTGATTTTGAGTTATCGATCGGGCGATTCCCCAGAGGGGATGCTACGCGATCGCGTGGAGCTAAAAAGCATTGGGTTAAGTTTGCCGATCGAGGAATTCTATGAAGAAATTGTGTTTGAGCCACCGCCTGATGCGGTTTAG